A genomic segment from Spinacia oleracea cultivar Varoflay chromosome 3, BTI_SOV_V1, whole genome shotgun sequence encodes:
- the LOC110798802 gene encoding uncharacterized protein isoform X4, translating into MGKRNAPLPKEKKTEEDVVKGKGVSTRAGARTRTTACGLKAVEGSSSGKKRKVYDAETSGEEEPRTESNDDEDVVFYLDHLNVVPRQWCVMPRVAVWSQSDVDALIEADKKAGGDYGRTQSVDVAYGERHHPRLPRDMRGSYIAKEVLNVLTSRFERIEEQMHNQGEVLRSMKLDLSRIVGVREQDSGLKDTQSGGTSGGSVGGVAVCPALGGTQTMRPTTIPTATAQQFGVPSPVGFAPAFGSARGIGTRGFGFPPPSTSVSPVLVSDPITPGPSSAVTSDVLGFMAPSSSDCSVPTKSMTTLQTEVQSPAQKPVITTEILKGVSPLRSSRKSRTDMEKELVAFIKECQGNSKDEGPELIEFDGLCLSKYQMYRMVAMDEYAGIEYVKVASKMYTSRWKAELGAGRGRSVMLEPGFGVKVQTNEPPQSLVAPFGAPFENLVIREMFVVVVPVLHMYFTLPPHTRWYCVALSMKDKRIWVLDPTSDEPLSEHGRLISHMFKYLDTLFYSKDESWVKDGLSGWGVDLVSVPPSDDVSSCVVMLAWIKDIVQRNKISPTFQPGAIEDARVSLAVDDILCELNVRRPEVYDLISGRQVRV; encoded by the exons ATGGGTAAACGTAATGCTCCACTTCCAAAGGagaaaaaaacagaggaagacGTTGTTAAGGGAAAAGGCGTGTCTACAAGGGCAGGAGCACGAACG AGAACAACTGCATGTGGACTAAAGGCAGTGGAAGGTTCTTCCAGTGGAAAGAAGAGAAAAGTCTATGATGCGGAGACTAGTGGAGAGGAGGAGCCACGTACAGAGAGCAACGATGACGAGGACGTC GTGTTCTACCTGGACCACCTGAATGTTGTTCCTAGGCAATGGTGTGTTATGCCGAGGGTGGCTGTGTGGTCCCAATCTGATGTGGATGCCCTGATAGAGGCAGACAAGAAAGCTGGAGGTGACTATGGAAGAACTCAG TCTGTTGATGTTGCTTACGGCGAGAGACACCATCCTCGATTGCCAAGAGATATGCGGGGTTCCTACATTGCAAAAGAG GTTCTGAATGTTTTAACAAGCCGATTTGAGAGAATCGAGGAGCAAATGCACAACCAAGGAGAGGTTTTAAGAAGTATGAAACTTGATTTGTCAAGAATAGTAGGGGTGAGGGAACAAGATAGTGGGTTGAAGGACACTCAAAGTGGAGGTACAAGTGGTGGTAGTGTGGGTGGTGTGGCTGTTTGCCCTGCTCTCGGAGGTACGCAGACAATGAGGCCGACCACAATTCCTACGGCCACTGCACAGCAGTTTGGAGTTCCGTCGCCGGTGGGTTTTGCACCGGCCTTTGGTTCAGCTCGGGGTATTGGCACCCGAGGCTTTGGGTTCCCTCCTCCTTCCACTTCAGTCTCTCCAGTTTTGGTGAGTGATCCTATAACCCCTGGTCCTTCTTCTGCGGTTACCTCAGATGTTCTTGGATTTATGGCTCCCTCTTCCTCTGATTGTTCTGTCCCTACGAAATCTATGACCACGCTACAGACTGAAGTACAATCTCCTGCTCAGAAGCCG GTAATCACCACTGAAATTTTAAAGGGAGTTTCACCTCTTAGGAGCTCCCGGAAGAGTCGTACTGATATGGAGAAGGAATTGGTTGCTTTCATCAAGGAGTGCCAGGGAAATAGCAA GGATGAAGGACCAGAGTTGATTGAGTTCGATGGTTTATGTCTAAGCAAATATCAGATGTATCGAATGGTAGCAATGGATGAGTATGCGGGGATAGAATACGTCAAAGTGGCTAGTAAGATGTATACTAGCAGGTGGAAGGCAGAATTGGGTGCCGGTAGAGGACGAAGTGTAATGCTTGAACCTGGTTTCGGG GTTAAGGTACAAACAAACGAACCCCCTCAGTCTCTTGTAGCCCCATTCGGTGCCCCCTTTGAAAACCTCGTCATTCGGGAAATGTTTGTG GTTGTAGTACCCGTGTTGCACATGTACTTCACACTTCCACCGCACACACGTTGGTATTGTGTTGCATTATCCATGAAGGATAAGCGGATTTGGGTCCTTGATCCTACATCAGACGAGCCTTTGTCTGAGCACGGTCGTCTGATTAGCCACATG TTCAAGTACTTGGACACCCTGTTTTACTCTAAAGACGAGTCATGGGTAAAGGATGGACTGAGTGGATGGGGGGTTGACCTTGTTTCTGTCCCACCAAGCGATGA TGTGTCAAGTTGTGTTGTAATGCTAGCATGGATAAAGGACATAGTCCAACGCAACAAAATTTCTCCCACATTCCAACCG GGTGCAATAGAGGATGCAAGGGTATCACTTGCTGTTGATGACATCTTGTGCGAGTTGAATGTGAGGAGACCTGAGGTGTACGACCTTATTTCTGGGAGGCAAGTCCGTGTGTAG
- the LOC110798802 gene encoding uncharacterized protein isoform X1, with product MGKRNAPLPKEKKTEEDVVKGKGVSTRAGARTRTTACGLKAVEGSSSGKKRKVYDAETSGEEEPRTESNDDEDVVSIHNLTTTIRPMLSVGAQVKKSETVVSTRLRKGMHENDRIEVFSKLVSLLDDSRRDLVRKMGFGALLTVKLRNLSPEFAYWLVTRVDGANGVFYGGGDMEFSLDPIQFNCVLGLPMGTQPVPSLNGNLDTRHRNIADHIVQMYGDSGGVSVQKAWEFAVGMRDGQGKAVATIVPIVTREEEFEFRIAFMIVILELVLCPSTDGFTLAGRLLPAASVAPESNSYDWCTFCLEWLKIWCKMFAHQFDQHGVVSGLGGCSLFLTVFYLDHLNVVPRQWCVMPRVAVWSQSDVDALIEADKKAGGDYGRTQSVDVAYGERHHPRLPRDMRGSYIAKEVLNVLTSRFERIEEQMHNQGEVLRSMKLDLSRIVGVREQDSGLKDTQSGGTSGGSVGGVAVCPALGGTQTMRPTTIPTATAQQFGVPSPVGFAPAFGSARGIGTRGFGFPPPSTSVSPVLVSDPITPGPSSAVTSDVLGFMAPSSSDCSVPTKSMTTLQTEVQSPAQKPVITTEILKGVSPLRSSRKSRTDMEKELVAFIKECQGNSKDEGPELIEFDGLCLSKYQMYRMVAMDEYAGIEYVKVASKMYTSRWKAELGAGRGRSVMLEPGFGVKVQTNEPPQSLVAPFGAPFENLVIREMFVVVVPVLHMYFTLPPHTRWYCVALSMKDKRIWVLDPTSDEPLSEHGRLISHMFKYLDTLFYSKDESWVKDGLSGWGVDLVSVPPSDDVSSCVVMLAWIKDIVQRNKISPTFQPGAIEDARVSLAVDDILCELNVRRPEVYDLISGRQVRV from the exons ATGGGTAAACGTAATGCTCCACTTCCAAAGGagaaaaaaacagaggaagacGTTGTTAAGGGAAAAGGCGTGTCTACAAGGGCAGGAGCACGAACG AGAACAACTGCATGTGGACTAAAGGCAGTGGAAGGTTCTTCCAGTGGAAAGAAGAGAAAAGTCTATGATGCGGAGACTAGTGGAGAGGAGGAGCCACGTACAGAGAGCAACGATGACGAGGACGTCGTTAGTATTCATAACTTAACCACTACTATTAGACCGATG TTGAGTGTAGGTGCTCAGGTGAAAAAATCGGAGACTGTTGTGTCCACCAGGCTGAGGAAAGGCATGCATGAGAATGATAGGATTGAGGTGTTTTCAAAGTTGGTGTCACTGTTGGATGACAGTCGAAGGGATTTAGTTAGAAAAATGGGGTTTGGAGCCCTCCTCACCGTGAAACTGCGCAACCTGTCCCCAGAATTTGCCTACTGGTTAGTGACCAGGGTAGATGGTGCTAATGGGGTGTTTTATGGTGGGGGCGATATGGAATTCAGCCTGGATCCCATCCAATTTAACTGTGTTTTGGGGCTGCCTATGGGTACTCAGCCTGTACCATCTCTTAATGGAAACCTAGACACACGCCATAGGAATATAGCAGACCATATTGTTCAGATGTATGGGGATAGTGGTGGGGTTTCTGTTCAGAAAGCTTGGGAATTTGCAGTTGGGATGAGGGATGGACAGGGTAAGGCGGTGGCTACTATTGTCCCAATTGTAACAAGAGAGGAGGAATTTGAATTTAGAATAGCCTTTATGATTGTTATACTGGAGCTGGTGTTGTGCCCAAGCACAGACGGGTTTACCTTGGCGGGAAGGTTGTTACCTGCCGCATCGGTAGCACCGGAGTCAAATTCATATGATTGGTGCACGTTCTGTTTAGAGTGGCTAAAGATATGGTGCAAAATGTTTGCACATCAGTTTGATCAGCATGGAGTTGTTTCTGGATTGGGGGGCTGCAGCCTATTTTTGACG GTGTTCTACCTGGACCACCTGAATGTTGTTCCTAGGCAATGGTGTGTTATGCCGAGGGTGGCTGTGTGGTCCCAATCTGATGTGGATGCCCTGATAGAGGCAGACAAGAAAGCTGGAGGTGACTATGGAAGAACTCAG TCTGTTGATGTTGCTTACGGCGAGAGACACCATCCTCGATTGCCAAGAGATATGCGGGGTTCCTACATTGCAAAAGAG GTTCTGAATGTTTTAACAAGCCGATTTGAGAGAATCGAGGAGCAAATGCACAACCAAGGAGAGGTTTTAAGAAGTATGAAACTTGATTTGTCAAGAATAGTAGGGGTGAGGGAACAAGATAGTGGGTTGAAGGACACTCAAAGTGGAGGTACAAGTGGTGGTAGTGTGGGTGGTGTGGCTGTTTGCCCTGCTCTCGGAGGTACGCAGACAATGAGGCCGACCACAATTCCTACGGCCACTGCACAGCAGTTTGGAGTTCCGTCGCCGGTGGGTTTTGCACCGGCCTTTGGTTCAGCTCGGGGTATTGGCACCCGAGGCTTTGGGTTCCCTCCTCCTTCCACTTCAGTCTCTCCAGTTTTGGTGAGTGATCCTATAACCCCTGGTCCTTCTTCTGCGGTTACCTCAGATGTTCTTGGATTTATGGCTCCCTCTTCCTCTGATTGTTCTGTCCCTACGAAATCTATGACCACGCTACAGACTGAAGTACAATCTCCTGCTCAGAAGCCG GTAATCACCACTGAAATTTTAAAGGGAGTTTCACCTCTTAGGAGCTCCCGGAAGAGTCGTACTGATATGGAGAAGGAATTGGTTGCTTTCATCAAGGAGTGCCAGGGAAATAGCAA GGATGAAGGACCAGAGTTGATTGAGTTCGATGGTTTATGTCTAAGCAAATATCAGATGTATCGAATGGTAGCAATGGATGAGTATGCGGGGATAGAATACGTCAAAGTGGCTAGTAAGATGTATACTAGCAGGTGGAAGGCAGAATTGGGTGCCGGTAGAGGACGAAGTGTAATGCTTGAACCTGGTTTCGGG GTTAAGGTACAAACAAACGAACCCCCTCAGTCTCTTGTAGCCCCATTCGGTGCCCCCTTTGAAAACCTCGTCATTCGGGAAATGTTTGTG GTTGTAGTACCCGTGTTGCACATGTACTTCACACTTCCACCGCACACACGTTGGTATTGTGTTGCATTATCCATGAAGGATAAGCGGATTTGGGTCCTTGATCCTACATCAGACGAGCCTTTGTCTGAGCACGGTCGTCTGATTAGCCACATG TTCAAGTACTTGGACACCCTGTTTTACTCTAAAGACGAGTCATGGGTAAAGGATGGACTGAGTGGATGGGGGGTTGACCTTGTTTCTGTCCCACCAAGCGATGA TGTGTCAAGTTGTGTTGTAATGCTAGCATGGATAAAGGACATAGTCCAACGCAACAAAATTTCTCCCACATTCCAACCG GGTGCAATAGAGGATGCAAGGGTATCACTTGCTGTTGATGACATCTTGTGCGAGTTGAATGTGAGGAGACCTGAGGTGTACGACCTTATTTCTGGGAGGCAAGTCCGTGTGTAG
- the LOC110798802 gene encoding uncharacterized protein isoform X3, with the protein MGKRNAPLPKEKKTEEDVVKGKGVSTRAGARTRTTACGLKAVEGSSSGKKRKVYDAETSGEEEPRTESNDDEDVVSIHNLTTTIRPMLSVGAQVKKSETVVSTRLRKGMHENDRIEVFSKLVSLLDDSRRDLVRKMGFGALLTVKLRNLSPEFAYWLVTRVDGANGVFYGGGDMEFSLDPIQFNCVLGLPMGTQPVPSLNGNLDTRHRNIADHIVQMYGDSGGVSVQKAWEFAVGMRDGQGKAVATIVPIVTREEEFEFRIAFMIVILELVLCPSTDGFTLAGRLLPAASVAPESNSYDWCTFCLEWLKIWCKMFAHQFDQHGVVSGLGGCSLFLTVFYLDHLNVVPRQWCVMPRVAVWSQSDVDALIEADKKAGGDYGRTQSVDVAYGERHHPRLPRDMRGSYIAKEVLNVLTSRFERIEEQMHNQGEVLRSMKLDLSRIVGVREQDSGLKDTQSGGTSGGSVGGVAVCPALGGTQTMRPTTIPTATAQQFGVPSPVGFAPAFGSARGIGTRGFGFPPPSTSVSPVLTEVQSPAQKPVITTEILKGVSPLRSSRKSRTDMEKELVAFIKECQGNSKDEGPELIEFDGLCLSKYQMYRMVAMDEYAGIEYVKVASKMYTSRWKAELGAGRGRSVMLEPGFGVKVQTNEPPQSLVAPFGAPFENLVIREMFVVVVPVLHMYFTLPPHTRWYCVALSMKDKRIWVLDPTSDEPLSEHGRLISHMFKYLDTLFYSKDESWVKDGLSGWGVDLVSVPPSDDVSSCVVMLAWIKDIVQRNKISPTFQPGAIEDARVSLAVDDILCELNVRRPEVYDLISGRQVRV; encoded by the exons ATGGGTAAACGTAATGCTCCACTTCCAAAGGagaaaaaaacagaggaagacGTTGTTAAGGGAAAAGGCGTGTCTACAAGGGCAGGAGCACGAACG AGAACAACTGCATGTGGACTAAAGGCAGTGGAAGGTTCTTCCAGTGGAAAGAAGAGAAAAGTCTATGATGCGGAGACTAGTGGAGAGGAGGAGCCACGTACAGAGAGCAACGATGACGAGGACGTCGTTAGTATTCATAACTTAACCACTACTATTAGACCGATG TTGAGTGTAGGTGCTCAGGTGAAAAAATCGGAGACTGTTGTGTCCACCAGGCTGAGGAAAGGCATGCATGAGAATGATAGGATTGAGGTGTTTTCAAAGTTGGTGTCACTGTTGGATGACAGTCGAAGGGATTTAGTTAGAAAAATGGGGTTTGGAGCCCTCCTCACCGTGAAACTGCGCAACCTGTCCCCAGAATTTGCCTACTGGTTAGTGACCAGGGTAGATGGTGCTAATGGGGTGTTTTATGGTGGGGGCGATATGGAATTCAGCCTGGATCCCATCCAATTTAACTGTGTTTTGGGGCTGCCTATGGGTACTCAGCCTGTACCATCTCTTAATGGAAACCTAGACACACGCCATAGGAATATAGCAGACCATATTGTTCAGATGTATGGGGATAGTGGTGGGGTTTCTGTTCAGAAAGCTTGGGAATTTGCAGTTGGGATGAGGGATGGACAGGGTAAGGCGGTGGCTACTATTGTCCCAATTGTAACAAGAGAGGAGGAATTTGAATTTAGAATAGCCTTTATGATTGTTATACTGGAGCTGGTGTTGTGCCCAAGCACAGACGGGTTTACCTTGGCGGGAAGGTTGTTACCTGCCGCATCGGTAGCACCGGAGTCAAATTCATATGATTGGTGCACGTTCTGTTTAGAGTGGCTAAAGATATGGTGCAAAATGTTTGCACATCAGTTTGATCAGCATGGAGTTGTTTCTGGATTGGGGGGCTGCAGCCTATTTTTGACG GTGTTCTACCTGGACCACCTGAATGTTGTTCCTAGGCAATGGTGTGTTATGCCGAGGGTGGCTGTGTGGTCCCAATCTGATGTGGATGCCCTGATAGAGGCAGACAAGAAAGCTGGAGGTGACTATGGAAGAACTCAG TCTGTTGATGTTGCTTACGGCGAGAGACACCATCCTCGATTGCCAAGAGATATGCGGGGTTCCTACATTGCAAAAGAG GTTCTGAATGTTTTAACAAGCCGATTTGAGAGAATCGAGGAGCAAATGCACAACCAAGGAGAGGTTTTAAGAAGTATGAAACTTGATTTGTCAAGAATAGTAGGGGTGAGGGAACAAGATAGTGGGTTGAAGGACACTCAAAGTGGAGGTACAAGTGGTGGTAGTGTGGGTGGTGTGGCTGTTTGCCCTGCTCTCGGAGGTACGCAGACAATGAGGCCGACCACAATTCCTACGGCCACTGCACAGCAGTTTGGAGTTCCGTCGCCGGTGGGTTTTGCACCGGCCTTTGGTTCAGCTCGGGGTATTGGCACCCGAGGCTTTGGGTTCCCTCCTCCTTCCACTTCAGTCTCTCCAGTTTTG ACTGAAGTACAATCTCCTGCTCAGAAGCCG GTAATCACCACTGAAATTTTAAAGGGAGTTTCACCTCTTAGGAGCTCCCGGAAGAGTCGTACTGATATGGAGAAGGAATTGGTTGCTTTCATCAAGGAGTGCCAGGGAAATAGCAA GGATGAAGGACCAGAGTTGATTGAGTTCGATGGTTTATGTCTAAGCAAATATCAGATGTATCGAATGGTAGCAATGGATGAGTATGCGGGGATAGAATACGTCAAAGTGGCTAGTAAGATGTATACTAGCAGGTGGAAGGCAGAATTGGGTGCCGGTAGAGGACGAAGTGTAATGCTTGAACCTGGTTTCGGG GTTAAGGTACAAACAAACGAACCCCCTCAGTCTCTTGTAGCCCCATTCGGTGCCCCCTTTGAAAACCTCGTCATTCGGGAAATGTTTGTG GTTGTAGTACCCGTGTTGCACATGTACTTCACACTTCCACCGCACACACGTTGGTATTGTGTTGCATTATCCATGAAGGATAAGCGGATTTGGGTCCTTGATCCTACATCAGACGAGCCTTTGTCTGAGCACGGTCGTCTGATTAGCCACATG TTCAAGTACTTGGACACCCTGTTTTACTCTAAAGACGAGTCATGGGTAAAGGATGGACTGAGTGGATGGGGGGTTGACCTTGTTTCTGTCCCACCAAGCGATGA TGTGTCAAGTTGTGTTGTAATGCTAGCATGGATAAAGGACATAGTCCAACGCAACAAAATTTCTCCCACATTCCAACCG GGTGCAATAGAGGATGCAAGGGTATCACTTGCTGTTGATGACATCTTGTGCGAGTTGAATGTGAGGAGACCTGAGGTGTACGACCTTATTTCTGGGAGGCAAGTCCGTGTGTAG
- the LOC110798802 gene encoding uncharacterized protein isoform X2, which yields MGKRNAPLPKEKKTEEDVVKGKGVSTRAGARTRTTACGLKAVEGSSSGKKRKVYDAETSGEEEPRTESNDDEDVLSVGAQVKKSETVVSTRLRKGMHENDRIEVFSKLVSLLDDSRRDLVRKMGFGALLTVKLRNLSPEFAYWLVTRVDGANGVFYGGGDMEFSLDPIQFNCVLGLPMGTQPVPSLNGNLDTRHRNIADHIVQMYGDSGGVSVQKAWEFAVGMRDGQGKAVATIVPIVTREEEFEFRIAFMIVILELVLCPSTDGFTLAGRLLPAASVAPESNSYDWCTFCLEWLKIWCKMFAHQFDQHGVVSGLGGCSLFLTVFYLDHLNVVPRQWCVMPRVAVWSQSDVDALIEADKKAGGDYGRTQSVDVAYGERHHPRLPRDMRGSYIAKEVLNVLTSRFERIEEQMHNQGEVLRSMKLDLSRIVGVREQDSGLKDTQSGGTSGGSVGGVAVCPALGGTQTMRPTTIPTATAQQFGVPSPVGFAPAFGSARGIGTRGFGFPPPSTSVSPVLVSDPITPGPSSAVTSDVLGFMAPSSSDCSVPTKSMTTLQTEVQSPAQKPVITTEILKGVSPLRSSRKSRTDMEKELVAFIKECQGNSKDEGPELIEFDGLCLSKYQMYRMVAMDEYAGIEYVKVASKMYTSRWKAELGAGRGRSVMLEPGFGVKVQTNEPPQSLVAPFGAPFENLVIREMFVVVVPVLHMYFTLPPHTRWYCVALSMKDKRIWVLDPTSDEPLSEHGRLISHMFKYLDTLFYSKDESWVKDGLSGWGVDLVSVPPSDDVSSCVVMLAWIKDIVQRNKISPTFQPGAIEDARVSLAVDDILCELNVRRPEVYDLISGRQVRV from the exons ATGGGTAAACGTAATGCTCCACTTCCAAAGGagaaaaaaacagaggaagacGTTGTTAAGGGAAAAGGCGTGTCTACAAGGGCAGGAGCACGAACG AGAACAACTGCATGTGGACTAAAGGCAGTGGAAGGTTCTTCCAGTGGAAAGAAGAGAAAAGTCTATGATGCGGAGACTAGTGGAGAGGAGGAGCCACGTACAGAGAGCAACGATGACGAGGACGTC TTGAGTGTAGGTGCTCAGGTGAAAAAATCGGAGACTGTTGTGTCCACCAGGCTGAGGAAAGGCATGCATGAGAATGATAGGATTGAGGTGTTTTCAAAGTTGGTGTCACTGTTGGATGACAGTCGAAGGGATTTAGTTAGAAAAATGGGGTTTGGAGCCCTCCTCACCGTGAAACTGCGCAACCTGTCCCCAGAATTTGCCTACTGGTTAGTGACCAGGGTAGATGGTGCTAATGGGGTGTTTTATGGTGGGGGCGATATGGAATTCAGCCTGGATCCCATCCAATTTAACTGTGTTTTGGGGCTGCCTATGGGTACTCAGCCTGTACCATCTCTTAATGGAAACCTAGACACACGCCATAGGAATATAGCAGACCATATTGTTCAGATGTATGGGGATAGTGGTGGGGTTTCTGTTCAGAAAGCTTGGGAATTTGCAGTTGGGATGAGGGATGGACAGGGTAAGGCGGTGGCTACTATTGTCCCAATTGTAACAAGAGAGGAGGAATTTGAATTTAGAATAGCCTTTATGATTGTTATACTGGAGCTGGTGTTGTGCCCAAGCACAGACGGGTTTACCTTGGCGGGAAGGTTGTTACCTGCCGCATCGGTAGCACCGGAGTCAAATTCATATGATTGGTGCACGTTCTGTTTAGAGTGGCTAAAGATATGGTGCAAAATGTTTGCACATCAGTTTGATCAGCATGGAGTTGTTTCTGGATTGGGGGGCTGCAGCCTATTTTTGACG GTGTTCTACCTGGACCACCTGAATGTTGTTCCTAGGCAATGGTGTGTTATGCCGAGGGTGGCTGTGTGGTCCCAATCTGATGTGGATGCCCTGATAGAGGCAGACAAGAAAGCTGGAGGTGACTATGGAAGAACTCAG TCTGTTGATGTTGCTTACGGCGAGAGACACCATCCTCGATTGCCAAGAGATATGCGGGGTTCCTACATTGCAAAAGAG GTTCTGAATGTTTTAACAAGCCGATTTGAGAGAATCGAGGAGCAAATGCACAACCAAGGAGAGGTTTTAAGAAGTATGAAACTTGATTTGTCAAGAATAGTAGGGGTGAGGGAACAAGATAGTGGGTTGAAGGACACTCAAAGTGGAGGTACAAGTGGTGGTAGTGTGGGTGGTGTGGCTGTTTGCCCTGCTCTCGGAGGTACGCAGACAATGAGGCCGACCACAATTCCTACGGCCACTGCACAGCAGTTTGGAGTTCCGTCGCCGGTGGGTTTTGCACCGGCCTTTGGTTCAGCTCGGGGTATTGGCACCCGAGGCTTTGGGTTCCCTCCTCCTTCCACTTCAGTCTCTCCAGTTTTGGTGAGTGATCCTATAACCCCTGGTCCTTCTTCTGCGGTTACCTCAGATGTTCTTGGATTTATGGCTCCCTCTTCCTCTGATTGTTCTGTCCCTACGAAATCTATGACCACGCTACAGACTGAAGTACAATCTCCTGCTCAGAAGCCG GTAATCACCACTGAAATTTTAAAGGGAGTTTCACCTCTTAGGAGCTCCCGGAAGAGTCGTACTGATATGGAGAAGGAATTGGTTGCTTTCATCAAGGAGTGCCAGGGAAATAGCAA GGATGAAGGACCAGAGTTGATTGAGTTCGATGGTTTATGTCTAAGCAAATATCAGATGTATCGAATGGTAGCAATGGATGAGTATGCGGGGATAGAATACGTCAAAGTGGCTAGTAAGATGTATACTAGCAGGTGGAAGGCAGAATTGGGTGCCGGTAGAGGACGAAGTGTAATGCTTGAACCTGGTTTCGGG GTTAAGGTACAAACAAACGAACCCCCTCAGTCTCTTGTAGCCCCATTCGGTGCCCCCTTTGAAAACCTCGTCATTCGGGAAATGTTTGTG GTTGTAGTACCCGTGTTGCACATGTACTTCACACTTCCACCGCACACACGTTGGTATTGTGTTGCATTATCCATGAAGGATAAGCGGATTTGGGTCCTTGATCCTACATCAGACGAGCCTTTGTCTGAGCACGGTCGTCTGATTAGCCACATG TTCAAGTACTTGGACACCCTGTTTTACTCTAAAGACGAGTCATGGGTAAAGGATGGACTGAGTGGATGGGGGGTTGACCTTGTTTCTGTCCCACCAAGCGATGA TGTGTCAAGTTGTGTTGTAATGCTAGCATGGATAAAGGACATAGTCCAACGCAACAAAATTTCTCCCACATTCCAACCG GGTGCAATAGAGGATGCAAGGGTATCACTTGCTGTTGATGACATCTTGTGCGAGTTGAATGTGAGGAGACCTGAGGTGTACGACCTTATTTCTGGGAGGCAAGTCCGTGTGTAG
- the LOC130470362 gene encoding uncharacterized protein — protein MDTMYPNPEEKHKSILKNMIPAIDTMLNVHDPQWELGTMGSWGRQLVELMNNTDNHSCGVLMLGWIKSSAARIVSRYGMENIVVARKALLMEDFLSEFNEAKDEALSAITCT, from the exons ATGGATACTATGTACCCCAACCCCGAAGAGAAGCATAAGTCTATTCTGAAAAATATG ATCCCGGCCATCGACACGATGTTAAATGTCCATGACCCCCAGTGGGAACTAGGCACAATGGGTAGTTGGGGAAGACAACTAGTCGAGCTTATGAACAACACCGACAA TCATAGCTGCGGCGTACTAATGTTGGGATGGATAAAGTCATCGGCCGCTCGTATCGTATCAAGATATGGAATG GAAAATATTGTTGTGGCTCGAAAAGCGCTACTAATGGAAGACTTTCTCTCGGAATTTAATGAAGCAAAGGATGAAGCATTGTCAGCAATCACCTGTACTTGA